The Gossypium arboreum isolate Shixiya-1 chromosome 4, ASM2569848v2, whole genome shotgun sequence DNA segment ctcataattattaaataataatacttaTAGTGACACGTCGAAATTGTGGCCCCGAAACAATTATTTTCAACATTACtggaaaataggttgttacatatGGGATAAGCTCAAAGTTATGCATGAAGGTACTAACCAAGTTAAGAAGTCTAAGGTTGGAATTCTTATCCCAAAATTATGAAACCTTCAAAATAAAGCCGGAGAAAGATATCAAGGCGATGTCTGATCAGTTTACTATCATCATCAATGGATTGAAGTCTTATGAGAAGACATATCCAAATGAAGAGTTGGTAAGGAAGATGCTTCGAAGCTTGCCTAGATCATGGGAAGTCAAGGTGACTACAATTGAAAAAGCAAAGAATTTAGAAACATTGATTTTGGATGAGCTTATCGGTTCTTTGCTTACACATGAGATGAGGCTCAATGAAGGGGTTAAATAAGCCAAAATTAAGAAGAAAAAGGTTGGTGTTACTCTCAAATCCACCACTAGTGAAGATAGTGAATTAAGTGAAGAGGTGGATCAAGATAAAGAAATGACAATGTTTGCTAGATGATTCAAGAAGTTTATGAGGTCTAATAGAGGTAGAAAATtccaaaagaaagaaggactcaaGCTTGAATCTACCAAGGAGAAGGGTCCCATAATATGTTATGAATGCAAGAAGCTGGGACATATCAAGTTTGATTGTGCCCAATGAAAGAAAAAGGGATCAAACAAAAAAAAGTTCAAGGCTCATGTTGCTACTTGGAGTGATGATGATTCATCTGATGATGAAGATCAATAAGTAGCCAACCTTTGCCTTATCGCCATTGATGACACAAAGGTATTTTCTAACTTgtctaattcaatttcatattcattttatGAGTTACAATATGCCTATTATGAGTTAGGTTTGGAGTTTAAAATTATGGTTTCAAAATGtaagaaaaatatttcaaaattaaaagatgaaaatagtTCACACTCCAAAACCAATCATTAACTTGAAACtaaaattcatgatatgcaaGCTATTCTAAATGATTTTGGGAAAAAGAACCAAAACTCTCataatttacttttaaaagttcATGATGATCATTAAACTTGAGTTGCTTGAAAAAGAAAAAGCTTTATCTAACTAAGTATCTCCAAAAAGATTTAAAAAGGGAGAGAGCTCAAAATAGAACTTTGTTGGAACAAGCTTTAACTTTTATAAACATAGAGGTCCCTCAAGATTTTATAAAGGAAAAGTTGTTAAGAGTATATGGGTACCTAAAGGACTTAGTGTTACTCAAGAGAAAGAAATTCTTTCAAAATGGATTCCTAAAGAGACAAAAATTTTAGGAACTAATACTTATGGACCCAACAGAATTTAGGTACcataaacaaaattttaattttatgtttataaGGAAAGGACCATTACTTCAAGGTGAACAACACAAGTACAAATTCATGGTATCTTGATAGTGGATGCTCAAGACATATAACCGGTGACAAGTTATTTTTTTGAATTGAAGCCAAAAAGTGGAGGAGAAGTTACATTTGGTGACAACTCCAAAGGACAAGTAGAATGAATTGGCTCTATTGATAAAAACTCTTCAAtctttattgaaaaatatatattatattaaatttaaattaatgtgTTTGTAATATATAGATTTCATTTTTACCATTGACATAATAATGAAATTTAAATCCAAGCAATCCGAGCATTAGAAATTTTTGTTATTGTCTCTTAAGTTCCTACATAAATTACTTATCAAAATACATTTTTTTATATGAGTGTCTCAACGTTAATGAGTGTTAGTTTAGTATAAAGTTTCGATTATTGAATTTCCTCAAGATTGGAATGGAGACAAGAAAGAGGATATCAATTGACAAGTATAACTTAAGACTTTGAGCCTCATACGTGTCAAGTTCAACCTTATTTATCAACTAATGGAACTTAACTTAATATTTAGGCTTTTTTTTTATCAACTCTTATTGTTATCGAATTTAGTGAAatattttgacttttttttttttctaatttaatctttttactaTTGTCTCTtacttctttatttcttttattttctttttattatatatacatttataaatACATACAACACATAATTTTGATTATAACCATTTTTATCGTGTTTCCTCAATGGAAAAAACCCTTAAAACCTCAATGGTCTATTTGGAAATCATGATTTccttaaaaaaattagaaaatccAAATCctagataaaaaatgaaaaattgaatttgaatttggACAAATTAATTTCATAGGAGTTAAATTTTTGGAtttcaaaattcattttaaaactttgaacttttaaaatccaaaattgattaaaaaccaATGAGAAcattttttctctcttctttcacACTACCttcaaaatccaaaataaaaaataaaaaaatttatttataatatatcatcaataaagttCAAAGTTTTCATAAAATTGGATTGGTAGGCAAACTGATCAGACCATTAGTTCTCGGTTCAACCAATTTGACTGATCCAATATGTTCGATTCAATAaagtattaaattttaaaaatagtaaaaatagataaaatcagTTCAATCGATTTGACCATCAATTCGGCTGGTCCAACCGATGCAATCGATTCACAAATCGACCTATTTGACCCCTTATTCCAGACTGGTAACCCGAACAATTCCCAATCTAATCAGTTTGACCGGCTGATCCAGTTTGGTTATGAAATAGTGGTGAAACttcataaatttaatttaatatcatatgaataataaaaattttcatttataccataatttccacaattttaattttaaactcTTGACTTTTAATTTATATCTATGTAAGTCCACTTATAATCAGTGCAATAGCTCTAACAAGTTGGTCGGATCCAATTTTTAGAATCAAACTTGTGATCAAATTGATTAGGCCACCGACTTGTTGGTCCAATCGGTTCAATCGGTTTGACTGGTATGATCAGTTCAACTAATCCGTCCAGTTTTATTaaacaaattattaaaaaattcataaaaaattgatCCAATCGATGTAACACCCCTCCCCCGTATCCTACACCGGGataaggttcgaggcattaccggagcttTTCACTTGAAATACACTATTTGggtcacaaattttcgttcaaatttaaaaccgTTCAACCATGAATATctcatcccttatataggcccTCGAtacctataacatacctagaagCAATATGGGACAAATTCGGGCACATTCGATAGACCTTaggctcctcagaaaattttccttatcataaagtgtcacacgtccatgtggctgggggcatgcccatgcccttcaaccatgggcaacactgacttatcaacacgaccatggcacacacccgtgctgcctgcccgtggacgatactgtctttttaacacggccatggtgcacgcccgtgtggcctacccgtgtacaactttgagctaaaattttaagtgcaggggacacacggccatagcacacgcccatggaagggaaccgtgtgtcacacacggcctagacacacgcccgtgtgtctaaccatgtggactctaataggctattttccaagcctttagtcacccctttctactacttgtgcttagtggttaccaaattcgaagtaaaacacaattataaacttgtaaataatcttgattaaactagatgtatggaaacctcatatcattggtttcatacatgataggttatttcccatttagtatttatgggttcccatgtcactttaattcatccgaaattggctcgttcatgtgactcattgccaattggtaacgacccatcacttgtaaataaaaccatgcataaattcgtcggtcatagcctacttcaattaagccaaattttgtggccatatacaaagagataaacatatttttttacatgtcttcatttggcaaatcaaatgacacatataacaaaatactcaaaaatactatacatgccattgaacaaaacaaacaaagtctttataccaaagcttgtccagctaatagtgtgttgactctccaatcgtcttccaatcctttcaagtcctcaagctctgtgagacaggaaaaaagagaggggtaagcattttcatgcttagtaagctcgaataaccggaaagtaaacttaccgagtaattagcatacatccatatttaaatcatgaaatcatcaattatgaaacgattccctatcacatgcactcaatcaatgagttagttatataacaaagcatcatgtaatttatgtagatgagctcatcattcattatcttattgacatacatcatattaatcctgttgagcttctaggaaatctcgatggaatacccattattcgtcaattcttacgaacgatcatttcacatatatgcactcccacgaacctcacatctcatggcaggattaccagtccaggctaaatctcccatatcatgaactcataagatgatgtcgggattaccagtccaggctaaatcccttctagcgacaaacacccttaatgagctcagatctgaattaccagtccaggttaaattcagaccctaatcagattacccgtccgggctaaatccataatgcacacatattcttcgagaggcttgatcattcaaggaacacccgtctgggctaaatccttactgcaacacatgcaggatctcagttcacatgtcaaacaGGGTTTTTCCATCGAATTCCCCTTTTTAACCtgaaccgagacatttttcacatgttatcatcaaatatgcatttctatgatattcatgccaataataaataaaatcatcatgcattcataaatcatacaattatacatattaggggtttactttaagttatccaaacttatctggtattcttttcggagttgtgtttcggttattccaaaacctttagtttacctcgatcgacctccagaatttgttcctcggggttattgagcttggaaagcttgaaaaccctagctacggaaacctttgaagtttcggctggacaaggaagagaatgggctgattttagttcatttttttccattttatttcattaaaataccaaatgaccaaaatgcccttaaacccattccttaaaattccatccatgcaagcccatttttgtccaaaaacttaaaaattgggcaaattgctctccaagaccttctaattcataacccaaagtaatttcatacaaatttcttctagaaatcaagttttacaatttatttaatttagtccctaatttccagttgaacaccttactcaaagaatttattcatgaaactttaacacatgcatatactcatattctaggcctcataataatcataaagtaaatattttgatgtcaggtttgtggtccctaaaccgccattctaactaggccctatttcaggatgttacagtcgATTTAACCGTTCAATCAACCAGTCCATACCGGTTCTCAGGTCATTCAGTGTAATACCTTTCTCCATATTAGTACCTTGATCAATTCCCAATCCGATTGGATGATCCAGTCTGATCAAACAACCATGTTCAAAATCctccaaaataattaaattttaaaaaatatttttaaggttaattgaaattcaaatctaaatttaaattatttaaacaatgaatttaaattaattcaaaatcttgaattttaaatattgtaACTCCCTAATACGGGTCAAAACTGAAATATGACAAATAGTGCATTTTAGTATTAATGAAACGGTGTGCAGTGACTTTAGTAAAAACGAGGCGTTTTGAATAAACGCTCGTACTGTTAGTTTTAACTAATTTTGGATTGTTttgtttctttatatatatatgcaactGTAATTGGATGGAGGGTAATGAAATGAATATGTTCTATTTGTTTCTTCTCTCTCAATTTCTGTCTTCTCCCTCATTCCTTTGATTTCTCTCATCTCTTTCCTTTCTATAATTCTTTTTCACTTTTCTATTTCCTATTTTCTATTTCTGTTCCTAACAAATGTATCAGAACTTCAACGGTTCTCTATAGTTGGGGATGGTGTCACCAAGCGATTACAAAAGGATGTGGGTGTTTTACAGTAGGAGATAGTGAAGATCAAAAGAGAGTTGTCCCAACTCGATGCTAAGCTAGATGCCAAGTTAGAGGCTAGATTCAAAGATTTCAAGAATGAGCTCATGGGTGAGCTACAGTCCAACTTTCATTCCTTATTTGAGTGATATTTTGGGCACTCACAATTGCCATTAGCGACGCAACAGCCTCAACTAAAAGCAATGGGATTTGGGGGGAAGTTCTCCTTGGATTCACACTTAAAGAACCTATAGAGATTTCCAAAAGAGGCCAGGTTCATGCTCAGGTTAAGTATGGAGATACTCTAAGGGATTTCATTACTTGTATTGATGATGGTGAACATCGTGGTCTTCGTATGGCTGGGCTTAGGGCAAAAATTTTCCTGTTGATATTGAACTTACTCTAACATTTATTAATGAAGATGGGGATATTGCTACCCTTATGGATGATGATGATCTGTATATTGTAATGAGGCAACACCTCAAATTCTTTAGGATTGATATGCAGCTAAATATTGATAGTGTTGGGTTTTTGGAACAATTTATCCGGAGGAAGTATGAAGCTCGGTGTAAAACTTGAGCAACAACGTAATAAATCCGGATGAAGAATGACAAGAACTTTGAAATTCAAGTCTGGAAGTTTTTAAGCAAACGAACAGAATCTGGTTTGAACTATGAAAGTAAAAATTGAGAGAGTATTTTTCTTGaatgatttctattgaaattcaTTGATTAAAAAAAATGGCATAACACTAATACATATACCAGTCATAAGCTGGTCAgctttaacatatttactattttTAGACTTATTTCCACCGCTTGCACATTGCAACTTGCAAATCAACTTGCACAATTAGGTAAGCTGATCTATCAATCTTATCAGCACCCAATTACATTAAATACACTACCTACTTAGTTCTAATTTAACTAAGTTACAAAATATTActtaaagtaacaaaatgaaactgaAATTGAACAGTAGCATCAACTTCAGTAGCTGCATGTACTTCATCCGGAAATACTACAGCAGCTTGATCTTCATACTTCATCCACATAACTTGGACTGTATGTACTTTGTGTGTTGTAAGTGCGGCTTGATCTGCTTCTTCATACTTCATCCGCATAACTTATGTTGCATGGTCTGCTCCTTGGTTGCTTTATCTGCTGCATGCATGCCAACTTTAACACTCCTCCTTAGCTTGCATGCTGCATAGTTCTGACTGATCCCTTTACAACCAGCCTTGATTTGAGTTTGTTCAAGCTACCATCAGCATTTTTCTTGGCTCGAAACACCCTATTCACTCTAATAACCTTCTTGTTGGCTGGTCTTAGAACTAAATCCCAAGTTTGATTCTTGTTAATCATGCTCATCTCATCGAGCATAGCCTACTTCCATCCTTGTTACGCTTCAGCTTCTTCAAAACAGCATGGTTCAATAGTAGCTACTTCAGCTTTTTCATAAATCTCAGCCAAAGGTCTAGTGCTTCTGACTGGTTTATCATCAATGTCCATTTCAGGACCATTTTGATCAGCTTCAGCTTGATCTATTGCAAGATCTTCAGAGACTTTATCTTTGATGCTACAATCGAATTTCTTAGAATCTCGAGTTCTTTTCGAAGGAACCTTTTCATTAACTTCAACAGTTTCCCGAGCTTTAGGCTTATTGGTCTTATTTTTCAGCTCTTGTTGTGCTTCTTTCTTTGCAGCTTCTGCTGAAGCCAACTGGTCTTTGAGATTATTTAGCTCTTCTTGTGCTTGCCCTAGTTGAGATTCTAAATTTGCAATATTAGTGCCAAGCTTCTTTTGGTTCAATTGATCAAATTGTATAGCACCTTTTAGTGAACGACGATATCCAAGCTTAGGATTACTACGATCAGTAATGGGTCGATGATGCAAAGGTTCTGAATTAGAACTCAATGGCCTAGCCTGATACGTCCTTCGAGGAGATTGCCTTTGTGGCATGTCCACAACAAAGCTTTTGTCAGCCCTTGTTACTGACATGAGCTTGGATCCATTTGAATCACTGATCAGACATTCTTTGCTTTTGAATACTACTGAATATCCTTTTCAAGCAGCTGAGCAATGCTAAGCAAGTTTCTATCAATATCAGGCACAAACAAGACATTTGTAACAAGTTTGGTACTTGTAGGAGTGTCTATCAGAACATCTCCTTTGCCTTCAGCTTTGATGAAGAGTCCATTTCCAACCTTCACCCATGTTTTGAAGCTTCTGTCAATTGACTTGAAAATAGCAGCATTAGGGGTCATGTGGTTTGTGCAACCACTGTCAATTAGCCATCCTTTTGTGGCTTTTCTTTTGGTAGATGAGCAAGAGACAGCAAAGGCTTGTTCTTCTTGATCACTTTCTTCTTCTACCACTTGAGCTTTAGCTCTGGGCTGCTGAGGTTGGTTTTGTCTCTGCTTGCCTTTGTTTCTGCAGACTTTCTCAGCATGGCCcatatttttatagatttgacaCTGCATATCAGGTCTGAACCAACATACTTCACCCGGATGACTTAGCCTTCTACAGTGTGGGCAATGTGGGTATCTTCCTGAACCATCTGTCTTTGGCTTATCTTTCCAGGTTTTCTTCCCCTTATAGGTAGAGGAGTTTGTGGCTGGTCTGGTTTTGGCTTGGAAGGCACCTTCTTGATGCTCCTCTAGTCTACTTGCTCTCATTTGCTCTTGAGCATAAAGAGCATTGATAAGCTCTGTCAAGGATATGCTGGTCAGGTCCTTCGAGTCTTCTAAAAATGAGATCTTTGCCTCATACCTTTTAGGTAAGGTTGAGATCACTTTTTCCACAATTCTTGCTTCACTAAACTATTCTCCAAGTAACCTTATGCTGTTTACTACAACCATGATTCTGTCTGAGTATTGCTTCACTGTTTCTTCTTCCTTCATCTTCAAGTTTTCAAAGTCCCTTCTTCAATTCAGTAGTTGTTGCTACCTTGTTCTTTCAGTCCCTTGAAACTCCTCCTTCGTTTATCCCAAGCCTACTTTGGTGACTCACAAGCCATGATTCTTTTGAAAATCACATCAGGCACACTATTTTGGATGCAAGACATGGCTTTGTGCCTTTTGGTTCTTTCATCTGAATGTTGTCTGATTTGAGCCACTATTGGATTGGCTCTAAGAGGTTCTAGTTCAACATTTGAGTTGACAACCTCCTACAAATCGAATGTCTACAGGTAGGTCTTCATTTTCACTACCCATATGTTGTAGCCCTCTCCATTAAAGACTGGTGGTGGCACTGGTGAGAATCTTGAGGAAGACATGGTTTTAAAGATTGAAATACGATAGGTCCACTAAGAATTTGGCTCTATATACCAATTGTTGGGTTTTTGAAACAATTTATCTAGAGGAAATATGAAGCTTAGTGTAAAACTTGAGCAACAACGTAATAAATCCAGATTAAGAATGATAAAAACTTTGAAATTCAAGTTTGGAAGTTTTTAAGCAAACGAACATAATCTGGTTTGAACTATGAAAGCAAAAATTGAGAGAGTATTTTTCTTGaatgatttctattgaaattcattaattaaaaaatatggcATAATGCCAATACATATAACAGTCATAAGCTGGTCAgctttaacatatttactattttTAGACTTATTTGCACTGCTTGCACATTGCAACTTGCAAATCAACTTGCACAATTAGGTAAGCTGATCTATCAATCTTATCAGCACTTAATTACATTAAATACACTACCTACTTAGTTCTAATTTAACTAAGTTACAAAATATTActtaaagtaacaaaatgaaactgaAATTGAATAGTAGCATCAACTTCAGTAGCTGCATGTACTTCATCCGGAAATACTACAATAGCTTGATCTTCATACTTCATTCACATAACTTGGACTGTATGTACTTTGTGCTGTAAGTGCGGCTTGATCTGCTTCTTCATACTTCATCCGCATAACTTATGTTGCATGGTCTGCTCCTTGGTTGCTTTATCTACTGCATGCATGCCAACTTCAATAGATAGGCTCGGTAAACCATGTGCTGTAGCAAGCCAAAGTTCTACCCCTTTGAGATTGCCATCTCTTTAGCCTCCGTCGGAGGGTTTTAAGGTTGTTGCTACTAATTCAAGCAAGTAACCTGTAGCATCTTCTGGGAACCCTTGTACCACTATTGATGTTTTTGACCCAGATCCTTTAAGGGATGGTGTTTTACGAGTGGTTATTCCCAAAATCTACAGATGTTGATTCAACTTGCAATGATAACAAGGAAGGCATATACTTGTGCAATCTCCTTGACACAGGACAGACCTTAAGGGTCTTGAAATTAGAAAGGACATGATATGCCAATAGTTTGAAGAAGAGATTTCGCTTAACCCTATTTAAAGACCCTATGGCCAAGTTGGTCACTTTGAAGCAACTAGGATCAATGGAACACTGTCATGACTTGTTTGAGACTTTTGCAGAGTACGTTGTTAGAACAACAATTGAGAGGCCTATGCAGAAAGAGTAGCATTTTGAAAGGTGGCATGGCTGGACAATGAAGAGGGAATCTTCTCCTATTCGAGATGAATATGACTCTATGGTTTTCTCTCAAGAAACTGTTTCTTACATTGAATCACTTGATGTGATGTCAGGGAAGGAGGATTGAGAAAACATCTTAAGGGCTAGGGCTACTAGGAAGGTTGTCTTAACTATCCCCTTTAGGTTACTGGGTTCTCATCATCTTGGTGTTATGTTGACATTCTCTGTTTACAAATCCAAGCTTCCACCGAGTCTGGCTGAGCAAGAGCGCATTGAAGAAACTGTTGGATACCTTGGTGGAGCAGTTGATGTGGAGTCACTTATGGAGAATTTACTTGGAAACCTGCTGGAAATTAGGCAATTCTAATGACTGTGTACCATATTACTAGCTCTTCAGATCACTTGATCATGTATGGTCACCAAATTCAAGATGATGACCAGGTTTTATTGCATAAATGCCAGCTTGATTTTGGAGATCCATTTAGAAAGCATCGGATGATTTGTAGGTATCATCATAAGACACCCACATTATGGACTACACTAACCACGACCTTCTCATTCTTTGTGATCTGCTTATTGGTTGGCTATATCTTATATGGTACAACAATACACATTGTTAAAGTTGAAGATGCTTTCCATGAAATGCAAGAGTTCAAGGTTCGAGCAGAAGTCGCTGATGTGGCCAAATCACAGTTTTTGGCAACTGTTTCTAATGAAATCAGGACTCCCATGAATGGCATCCTTGGGATGCTTGCCTTGTTTTTAGatacttatttaagttcaacacaAAGGGATTATGTTCAGACTGTTCAAGTTTGTGGGAAGGCACTGATAACATTAATAAATGAGGTGCTTGACTGTGCTAAAATTAAAACGAGAAAGTTGGAGCTGGAAACTGTTTCCGTTGACGTTCGGTCTATCCTAGATGATGTGCTCTCTTTATTTTTTGAGAAATCTAGAAATAAAGGTATTGAGCTGGCAGTGTTTGTTTCTGATAAAGTTCCAGAAATGGTTACAGGAGATCCAGGCAGATTTAAGCAGATAATTATGAATCTTGTTGAGAAGGGTTCATGGCTTTCTCGTGAGGATGGTGGTTTCAAATTACAAACGTTGGACAGACAGAAAAATGGACATGTTTTTAAGTCACCAAAGATGATTCTTCTTGCGAAAAATATTAGTAATGATGAACTCGAGAAAAGAAAAGCAGCAGGTTTTCCAGATACTATGATTATGAAACCTTCGAGGGAAAGAATGGTGGTTGCATGTCTTTAGCAAGTGCTCGAGAGAGGGAAAAAGAGGCAGCCTGGAAGAGGCATGCTGAATGGATCGTCTGCTACTTGGGAGTCCTTAGACCAACTCAAGAGCATTCTTCCTCAAGTTGATCCTTGAGGACAATGATCATTTTAGGGGGAGAGTATTTGATACGGGTCAAAACTGAAATGTCGTAAACGGTGCGTTttagtataaatgaaatgatgtgc contains these protein-coding regions:
- the LOC108458511 gene encoding interactor of constitutive active ROPs 4-like, coding for MSVTRADKSFVVDMPQRQSPRRTYQARPLSSNSEPLHHRPITDRSNPKLGYRRSLKGAIQFDQLNQKKLGTNIANLESQLGQAQEELNNLKDQLASAEAAKKEAQQELKNKTNKPKARETVEVNEKVPSKRTRDSKKFDCSIKDKVSEDLAIDQAEADQNGPEMDIDDKPVRSTRPLAEIYEKAEVATIEPCCFEEAEA